In Mycteria americana isolate JAX WOST 10 ecotype Jacksonville Zoo and Gardens chromosome Z unlocalized genomic scaffold, USCA_MyAme_1.0 Scaffold_30, whole genome shotgun sequence, the genomic stretch GCGCACCGGCGGGAGAGGAGGAGCGGCCGTCGCCGCGCCAGCCCGCCGGCGGTCTCCGGCTCGCGGTCTCCGGCTCGCACCGGCGCCGGGCTCCTCGGCGCGTTGCGGGGCCGTGCCGCGCCGcccgggcagcgcccgcgggAGCGGGGCGTGCGGAGCTGCGCCCGCGCCGGCCGCCTCCCGGTGCTGGGCGCCCGGCCGGTTGCCGCTCGGTACCTGCCAGCGCCGGCCGGGCTCTGGCACTGGCACTgcccgggggcgggcagggcaggcagggagcaggacagggcagggagcagggcagggcaggcagggcactgcccgggggcaggcagggcagggcagggcaggcagggagcagggcaggcagggcaggcagggagcagggcgcTCCCCGAGGGCCGGCGGCCCTGTGCAGGAGCGGGccggccgccgcagcccgcccgccgccgccgtctcCCGCCCCCGAGCATCGGGTGCGGAGCAGCGCTGCCGCGGAAGCAGCCTGCGTGCCGGACAGCCCTGGGCCTCGGCCCGGCACCCCGCGGTTGTGCGGGGCAGAGGGTGCGGGTAACGCAGCTTTCCCCGCCGGCTCTGACATGTTTATTTGGCGATTATGTTTCCTGCCGCTACCGTTCTTCATAGATGCGGAACCCAGACCCGAGCCCGAAGGCAGGCACCCACGAGCACCCCAAGGCGCAGCCAGCACCTCGGGCAGCCCTGGTCCCCGCCGGGGCCCTGGGGCGCTCGGCCTGCAGGAGGCTCCTCCGGTGCTGTCTCCCCCCCTCCCATCCCAGTAGCCTCCTTTGCAGCCTAAAGCCAACTATGATTTCATTTTGATGACAGTAAAGCACAGTACGTGACAAGTGCATCCCGTTTAGCTCCTAGAAAGGCCCTGGAACATGGGCTTACACCACAGTTCCCACATCCCGTGTCAAGGCAGGGAAAGTCTAAAACCTACAGCTTCTCCATCCACTTCTTACTCCAGCAAATCTGCCGGGTGCCTCTCCCTAGCTCCAGGAGAATGCTTGGGTATCTCTGCCCCTTTCTCAGCAGCGTTTTCTCTGACGATGTAGCATAAGAGACAGAGGACATCAATTGTATGTGAGGCTGTGACAAAATCTCCAGTGCCAGTTTGCTTCAACTAGACATCGCCTAACCCCCTGTCAGGCTGTAACATCCCCTAACATCCCCTCCATGCCGTCAGCAATAAccccttccagctgctgtttgaaCCATCACGTCTATACCTGTACCTGTTTTGGATAATTTCGTGCTGCTGTCATTGTTGTTACAGGAcatttaatggggaaaaagagCACTGGAGATTTTCCTTATgtttatgaagaagaaaacaagaccCCGTTTTCAGCATTACCTGAAAATATCAAGCAGCTGGAAGGCTATCTGCAGTGGGaagaaatctcaaaatatttgCTACGGCTGCtggaagggaatgaaaataaaagcgCTCACTTTTTAAAAGGTGGGCTTCCCTGGTATACCAGGAACAGCTGGGAGACAGATGACAATAGCAGTTGGAAAGATGTAAGTAAGATAAAAGCTGTAAAAACACTCCATCTatgcaaatttcattttacagtaaCAGATCAGCTTCCTCCAGCTTGTGGATTGTCCAGCAGAAATGATTCCAGATTGTCACTCACAGATTGTATTTTTTGTGCATTAATTTGCTATTGGGCATAAACTCGGCAAGCATTAAGGAGATTTTAGTGTCGGGATTCCCTTCAGGTTCTTTTCTTGTCTAGCACCCCATGCTCAGATGAACACGTCAGCACCAAGCTCTGCATTAACTCAGCACAAACAAGCTGGTGTGAAACGCAGGTGCGAATGCAGCGGGCAGGAAGAAGGCACCGGGTGTTGGGTACGAAGCCGCGTCGTACTGACTGTCTGTCTCCCTCGGCTGCCGTTCTGGCCGCCGTTGCCTTGTCTGGTTTGTGTTTGTGCGGCACTGCTGATCGGTGGATAGAGCGACTGGGCTGCAGGGtttcttcccttcccagctccgTCGTTGTCTCCTGCAAGTCTTTTCCCCCCGGCTGGCGGTGCTGGCCGCTCCTCTGGTTGGTTGTGGTCTGGCACAATGAGTCTGTGGCTACTGATAAGCTATAACGCGTGCCCAGGACCCACCTCTTCTTCCCTCAAGTTAATGTACTTACTAGCACCGTTTCACAAGATAACAAGACTTTGGAACAGATTCACCCTATTCTTTTGGAAAATCCTGTAAAACACACTTGGAAAGATACCAGTGAGGTTTTACAGAAA encodes the following:
- the GRP gene encoding gastrin-releasing peptide codes for the protein MGGGGPRRPGALPLLALALLAAQGGAAPLQPGGSPALTKIYPRGSHWAVGHLMGKKSTGDFPYVYEEENKTPFSALPENIKQLEGYLQWEEISKYLLRLLEGNENKSAHFLKGGLPWYTRNSWETDDNSSWKDMMDYLLQVVNMKESTPS